The sequence TGCTTTATCTCCTTCGGCTTTAGCATTAGGAGGAAAACAACTAGAATTGAATCAACCCGCGCCGAATTTTACCCTCCCTACCAACACCGGAGACGGAGAAATATCTTTAAAAGATTATCGCGGTAAATGGATGGTTGTCTATTTCTATCCCAGAGATTTTACCTCAGGTTGTACTCTAGAAGCTCGTCGTTTTCAGCAAGATTTACCCGAATATCAGCGACGCAAAGCGCAAATTTTAGGGGTAAGTGTTGATGATGTGGATTCTCACGCTCAATTCTGTGACTCAGAAGGGCTAAAATTTCCTTTATTAGCTGATACCGACGGTGCAGTAAGTAAAAGCTATGGCTCTTGGTTAGGTGTTATGTCTCTACGTCATACTTTTTTAATCGATCCTGAGGGAATAATCAGAGAAATATTTCTGGGGGTTAACCCAGCAGTTCATTCTCAAGAAGTATTAGCTCGTCTCGACCAACTAATTCTCCTAGGGGAATTTTGATCGTTCACGAATAGGCTATCGCCCATAAATGAACCTTAAAGCAAGTAAAAGACAATTAAGGAATTAACAGTGTCCCTCAAACTATAAACAATTGTAACGTGCATGATAATTGTTTATAGGGTTTTAGTAAGTGAAATGGGAAAAAGGCGATCGCCTTGATTTATAATACAAGAAAATTGAGTTTCCCCCCTTGCCCCTATAAGCTCCTT comes from Gloeocapsa sp. PCC 73106 and encodes:
- a CDS encoding peroxiredoxin, with translation MLRRHFCLLLITLIMVFTGLALSPSALALGGKQLELNQPAPNFTLPTNTGDGEISLKDYRGKWMVVYFYPRDFTSGCTLEARRFQQDLPEYQRRKAQILGVSVDDVDSHAQFCDSEGLKFPLLADTDGAVSKSYGSWLGVMSLRHTFLIDPEGIIREIFLGVNPAVHSQEVLARLDQLILLGEF